One Candidatus Tumulicola sp. genomic window carries:
- a CDS encoding glycoside hydrolase family 3 protein, producing MNALADRVGDLLLVGSPGADAAPNAPPDIAETAGAILFERDLQSVAAAQGLLARLRGSSRPPRLIAVDQEGGPIARLRAIGTGTPSAMALGAADDEALTHDIYALIGAELAALGINLDLAPVADLNTNSSNPVIGLRSFGDDPQRVARHVSAAIRGLHSAGIAAAAKHFPGHGDTALDSHKTLPVVEHALARLSARELVPFRAAIAAGVDILMSAHVAFPALEPTGVPATLSRAILTGLLREELGFDGVICTDAMDMKAIADTYEPGDASVRAVAAGADLVLFERVDNAARAAAALRDAVRAGTLDPGLVEKSLARVDALRTKLAASSPPADSTGIGSSAHRRLAAAAARRAITLVRDPNAVLPLKPSATDRILIVNFMPTEAGTKSSTGRVTSVLGAALARGPARVQEQIRSLDPAGQEYKQLLMAAGAASMFIAVTRRAAAHPLQVQAVADLAMFGKPIVAIAALEPYDAGVLPQSIAVIATYGDGDDALVAAAETLMGTFTASGKLPVRVPQLQAAVTSQWQ from the coding sequence TTGAACGCACTCGCAGACCGCGTTGGCGACCTGCTGCTTGTGGGTTCCCCCGGGGCCGACGCCGCCCCGAACGCGCCGCCGGATATTGCCGAAACGGCCGGAGCCATCCTTTTTGAACGCGATCTGCAAAGCGTCGCTGCGGCGCAAGGTCTCTTGGCGAGGCTGCGCGGTTCGAGCCGGCCGCCGCGGCTCATCGCCGTCGATCAAGAGGGCGGTCCGATAGCGCGACTCAGGGCGATCGGCACCGGCACGCCGTCGGCGATGGCGCTCGGCGCCGCCGATGACGAAGCGCTGACGCACGACATCTATGCTCTGATCGGCGCCGAACTCGCGGCGCTTGGCATCAACCTCGATCTCGCGCCGGTAGCGGACTTGAACACCAACTCGAGCAATCCGGTGATCGGCTTGCGCTCGTTCGGGGATGATCCGCAACGCGTCGCGCGTCACGTGTCGGCGGCGATCCGCGGCCTGCACAGCGCCGGCATCGCGGCTGCCGCTAAGCATTTTCCGGGCCACGGCGACACCGCGCTCGACTCGCACAAGACGCTGCCCGTCGTCGAGCATGCCCTGGCGCGTCTGAGCGCGCGTGAGCTGGTGCCCTTTCGCGCGGCGATTGCGGCGGGTGTCGACATCCTGATGAGCGCGCATGTTGCTTTCCCCGCGCTCGAACCGACCGGCGTTCCGGCCACGCTCTCGCGAGCGATCCTCACCGGGCTCTTGCGAGAAGAGCTTGGGTTTGACGGCGTGATCTGTACGGACGCGATGGATATGAAGGCGATCGCCGATACCTACGAGCCCGGCGATGCTTCGGTGCGCGCGGTCGCAGCCGGCGCCGATCTTGTCCTGTTCGAGCGCGTGGACAACGCGGCTCGCGCGGCTGCGGCGCTGCGCGATGCAGTGCGCGCCGGCACGCTCGATCCGGGTTTGGTCGAGAAGAGCTTGGCGCGCGTCGACGCGCTGCGCACGAAGCTGGCAGCGTCTTCGCCTCCGGCTGATTCGACCGGCATCGGATCCAGCGCGCATCGCCGCCTCGCAGCGGCCGCGGCGCGCCGCGCCATCACGCTCGTGCGCGACCCGAACGCGGTGCTGCCGCTCAAGCCGTCAGCCACGGATCGCATCCTCATCGTGAACTTCATGCCTACCGAAGCGGGAACGAAAAGTTCAACCGGCCGCGTCACATCGGTACTTGGCGCTGCCCTCGCGCGCGGTCCGGCGCGCGTGCAAGAACAGATACGCTCGCTCGATCCTGCCGGACAAGAGTACAAGCAATTGCTGATGGCGGCGGGCGCGGCGAGCATGTTCATCGCCGTCACGCGGCGCGCTGCCGCACATCCGCTGCAAGTGCAAGCCGTTGCGGATCTCGCCATGTTCGGCAAGCCGATTGTGGCGATCGCCGCGCTTGAGCCGTACGATGCCGGCGTCCTGCCGCAGAGCATCGCGGTCATCGCGACCTACGGAGACGGCGACGATGCGCTGGTCGCCGCTGCGGAAACGCTGATGGGAACGTTTACCGCAAGCGGTAAGCTGCCGGTTCGCGTGCCGCAATTACAAGCGGCGGTGACGTCGCAATGGCAGTGA
- a CDS encoding pitrilysin family protein, protein MKSVAPSCVAIAAIAILLAGGAGPSRAASDVTRATLPNGLRVVIVRDGIAPVVTTELTYLAGADETPPGFPGMAHAQEHMMFRGSNGLTSTQLSAISSSLGGDFNADTEQTVTNYYFTIPAEDLELALHIEAIRMRGVHDAQSEWNEERGAIEQEVAMDLSNTLYRYFSTAQATLFKGTPYDHDALGTRPSFDKTTGAMLKKFYDTWYWPNNAVLTIAGDVDPAQTLAIVKRLFGPIPRHTVPSRPLVKLRPPLAQTLTLDSDQPVALTLLTYRMPGIESADHAAAQILGSVLASQRGDLYALGPQGKALAAGFAPFAQYPKAGAGIVYAVLVPGSDTKTMIGTLESILDNYKKNGVPAELVDAAKRSAVANAEFQKNSIEGLANAWAHAVAVEGHNSPDDDIEAIKRVSVADVNRVLRAYFDKSSAVVGILNPKPAGKPSTAAGFGGAESFAPKNPVEVSLPAWAQSALASVQVPKSTLNPTSTILPNGLRLIVQRESVSPTVSVFGEIKNNSDLEAPPGKEGVDQVLGGMFEYGTTTRDRLAYRKALDDIAADASAGPSFSLTVLSPSFDRGMELIADGVLHPAMPDQAFAIVQKQTAGTVAGEQQSPDYQSQQALVKALYPADDPQQRWSTPQSVSALSLDDVKAYYAKTFRPDLTTIVVVGDITPEQAQASVQKWFGAWSATGAKPQTDYPAAADNKASAALVPATGRVQDMVSLTETTGVTRGDADYYALQLGANVLGGGGYASRLTRDVRQKAGLVYFVSQTFDIGKTRSMVNVEYGCDPGKVSAARALIEKNLHDMQTSLVTPDELLRAKAALIRRLPLGESSEGTIARGLLGRSVLDLPLDEPVRAANRYLTTTAPQIRDAYAKWVRVSDFVQIVVGPPPG, encoded by the coding sequence GTGAAGTCAGTTGCTCCAAGCTGCGTCGCGATCGCCGCCATTGCCATCTTGCTCGCCGGCGGCGCAGGACCATCCAGAGCAGCCTCTGACGTCACGCGCGCCACGCTGCCCAACGGTCTGCGCGTCGTCATCGTACGCGATGGCATCGCGCCGGTCGTCACCACCGAACTGACCTATCTGGCCGGCGCAGACGAGACGCCGCCCGGATTCCCGGGCATGGCGCACGCACAGGAGCACATGATGTTCCGGGGCTCCAACGGTCTGACGTCCACGCAGCTCTCGGCCATCTCGTCCTCGCTCGGCGGCGACTTCAACGCCGATACCGAGCAGACCGTCACGAACTACTACTTCACGATACCGGCTGAGGATCTGGAACTGGCGCTGCACATCGAAGCGATCCGCATGCGCGGCGTGCACGACGCGCAGTCGGAATGGAACGAAGAGCGGGGCGCGATCGAGCAAGAAGTGGCGATGGATCTTTCCAACACGCTCTATCGCTATTTCTCGACCGCGCAGGCGACCTTGTTCAAAGGCACGCCTTACGACCACGACGCGCTTGGAACCCGGCCGTCTTTTGACAAGACGACGGGTGCCATGCTCAAGAAATTCTACGATACGTGGTACTGGCCGAACAACGCCGTGCTCACCATCGCCGGCGACGTCGACCCTGCGCAAACGCTCGCCATCGTCAAAAGGCTGTTCGGCCCGATCCCGCGCCACACGGTTCCTTCACGGCCGCTCGTGAAGCTGCGGCCTCCTTTAGCCCAGACGTTGACGCTCGACAGCGACCAGCCGGTAGCCCTCACCTTGCTCACCTATCGGATGCCCGGCATCGAGAGCGCCGATCATGCCGCCGCGCAGATCCTCGGCTCAGTCCTCGCGAGCCAGCGCGGCGATCTTTATGCGCTGGGACCGCAGGGCAAGGCCCTCGCCGCCGGTTTCGCTCCATTCGCGCAATATCCCAAAGCGGGAGCGGGCATCGTCTACGCGGTGCTGGTGCCCGGCAGCGACACAAAAACTATGATCGGCACGCTCGAAAGCATCCTTGACAACTATAAGAAGAACGGCGTGCCCGCCGAGCTCGTGGATGCCGCCAAGCGCAGTGCCGTCGCCAACGCCGAGTTTCAGAAGAACTCGATCGAGGGCTTGGCAAACGCATGGGCTCATGCGGTCGCGGTTGAGGGCCATAACTCTCCCGACGACGACATCGAGGCGATCAAACGCGTCAGCGTCGCCGACGTCAACCGCGTGCTGCGCGCGTATTTCGACAAATCCAGCGCGGTCGTCGGCATCCTGAATCCGAAGCCCGCGGGCAAACCATCGACGGCTGCCGGTTTCGGCGGCGCCGAGTCGTTTGCGCCGAAGAACCCGGTGGAGGTGTCGCTTCCGGCATGGGCGCAAAGCGCGCTCGCCTCGGTGCAGGTGCCGAAGTCGACCCTTAATCCCACGTCGACGATCCTCCCCAACGGCTTGCGCTTGATCGTGCAGCGCGAGAGCGTGAGCCCGACCGTGAGCGTCTTCGGTGAGATCAAGAACAATTCCGATCTCGAGGCGCCGCCCGGCAAGGAGGGCGTGGACCAAGTGCTCGGCGGCATGTTCGAATACGGCACGACGACGCGCGACAGGCTCGCGTACCGCAAGGCCTTGGATGATATCGCCGCCGATGCGTCCGCCGGACCAAGCTTCTCTCTCACCGTGCTGTCGCCAAGCTTCGACCGGGGTATGGAGTTGATCGCCGACGGCGTGCTGCATCCGGCGATGCCCGACCAAGCCTTCGCGATCGTGCAAAAACAAACGGCCGGAACTGTCGCAGGCGAGCAGCAAAGCCCGGACTATCAGTCGCAGCAAGCGCTCGTCAAAGCGCTGTATCCCGCAGACGATCCGCAGCAGCGCTGGTCGACGCCGCAGTCCGTGTCCGCACTGAGCCTCGACGACGTCAAAGCCTATTACGCCAAGACGTTCAGGCCGGACCTCACGACCATCGTCGTCGTGGGGGACATCACGCCCGAGCAAGCACAAGCCTCGGTTCAAAAATGGTTCGGGGCTTGGAGTGCGACGGGCGCCAAGCCGCAGACGGACTACCCGGCGGCGGCCGACAACAAAGCCTCGGCGGCGCTTGTGCCGGCGACGGGGCGCGTGCAGGACATGGTCTCGCTCACGGAAACGACCGGCGTCACGCGCGGCGACGCGGACTACTATGCGCTGCAACTCGGCGCCAATGTGCTGGGCGGCGGCGGTTACGCGTCGCGCTTGACGCGAGACGTCCGCCAAAAGGCCGGCCTCGTGTACTTCGTCAGCCAGACCTTCGACATCGGCAAGACGCGCAGCATGGTGAACGTCGAATACGGCTGCGACCCGGGCAAAGTGTCTGCCGCGCGGGCGCTCATCGAGAAGAACCTCCACGACATGCAGACCTCGCTCGTGACGCCCGACGAATTGCTGCGGGCGAAAGCCGCGCTGATCAGGCGCTTGCCGTTGGGCGAATCGAGCGAAGGCACGATCGCGCGGGGGCTCTTGGGCCGATCCGTGCTCGACCTGCCGTTGGACGAGCCGGTGCGCGCCGCCAATCGCTACCTGACGACCACGGCGCCACAGATCCGCGACGCGTACGCCAAGTGGGTGCGCGTGAGCGATTTCGTCCAGATCGTGGTGGGCCCGCCGCCAGGCTAA
- a CDS encoding DUF5916 domain-containing protein, producing MHQKRWLSACVAILVIFALAPSLARATASKDQKFPAVRAPHAMPLDASLSDPAWKTGLVANDFINFTAKVPPKMDTVAYLLYDDQNLYVAFHCEQAGTQVVATQSTDNLGFGLDDYVAVGFDTSGNGTQVYDFEATPRGVRYQHSTENVKYQPPWQVAVSNVGTGWNAVMVIPLKNLRAQSAKEQSWRISFQRHLASSSEDYSWAYSRQMGYIGDSTYWPTLSGLQLSGALTRPKPRAEFYGLSSSGSDRNRFPQLNGTAGPASARHVGLDATYPFTSSLAFVGTLNPDFSNVESDQQVITPQQFQRALTEYRPFFAQGQNFLTPTIHLGINYPANEILYTPSFGSFGHGEKVEGTVGLNAVGALAVKGPGFSDQAFGINHITADHADRYFVAGVMAHHTGDGSSVIPCPVLNSVQLPSCRDSVLTAGFRISSLKTGAEAAFEYGGESGDYVPNSTQARNFITIESVNRANYDGHLAYRDVGPYYSPVDGFTLINDIRGPAVTINGQGSGSPNSAIKRYDGGVSAERYVDRSGAARFAQDGGYFDLVFKNLLDLNGALFDSEQRQYDIGFPVYSNGQTFSSHTQDLALNYRDGTPKSVDGYYLWGPSAGFLPSRAGLSSFYFQEWGASSSYQLGTRYSVAGNFVMDRLRCFDASCNGHTYLRRVNIGETFGPNSNISLGVRGISGTLLSPSATNFVAAFHRKFATGSELFVDYGAPSTTYQLNRLVVKYVLHLGGGTGT from the coding sequence ATGCATCAGAAGCGATGGCTCTCGGCCTGCGTTGCAATTTTGGTTATTTTCGCCCTTGCTCCATCCCTAGCCCGGGCGACGGCAAGCAAAGATCAGAAATTCCCCGCCGTGCGCGCCCCGCACGCGATGCCGCTCGACGCGTCGCTCTCCGATCCGGCCTGGAAGACCGGCTTGGTCGCGAACGACTTCATCAATTTCACGGCCAAGGTGCCCCCGAAAATGGACACCGTCGCTTATCTCTTGTACGACGATCAGAATCTATACGTCGCGTTTCATTGCGAACAGGCCGGCACGCAAGTCGTCGCCACCCAGAGCACCGACAACCTAGGCTTTGGACTTGACGATTACGTGGCGGTCGGCTTCGACACGAGCGGCAACGGCACCCAAGTCTACGATTTCGAGGCGACGCCGCGCGGCGTGCGCTACCAGCACTCCACCGAGAACGTCAAGTACCAGCCGCCGTGGCAGGTCGCGGTGAGCAACGTGGGCACCGGTTGGAACGCCGTCATGGTGATCCCGCTCAAGAATCTGCGCGCGCAGTCGGCGAAGGAGCAGTCGTGGCGGATAAGTTTTCAGCGCCACCTCGCGTCCAGCAGCGAAGACTACTCGTGGGCCTACTCACGCCAGATGGGTTACATCGGGGACTCGACGTATTGGCCCACCTTGTCCGGGCTGCAGTTGTCCGGCGCGCTGACGCGGCCAAAACCGCGCGCGGAGTTCTACGGCCTTTCGAGCTCCGGCAGCGACCGCAATCGTTTTCCGCAGCTCAACGGCACTGCAGGGCCGGCGAGCGCGCGCCATGTCGGGCTGGACGCGACCTATCCTTTCACCAGCTCGCTGGCCTTTGTCGGCACGCTGAACCCGGATTTTTCCAACGTCGAGTCCGACCAGCAGGTCATCACGCCGCAGCAGTTCCAACGCGCGCTCACGGAGTACCGTCCCTTTTTCGCCCAGGGGCAGAACTTCCTGACGCCGACGATCCACTTGGGCATCAATTACCCGGCCAACGAGATCCTTTATACTCCCTCCTTCGGGTCATTTGGCCACGGTGAAAAAGTGGAGGGGACCGTCGGTCTGAACGCCGTGGGCGCGCTCGCCGTGAAAGGCCCCGGTTTCTCGGATCAGGCTTTCGGCATTAATCACATCACGGCGGACCACGCCGACCGGTATTTCGTCGCCGGCGTGATGGCGCATCACACGGGGGACGGCTCGAGCGTGATCCCGTGCCCGGTGTTGAATTCGGTGCAGTTGCCGTCGTGCCGCGACTCGGTGCTCACCGCCGGGTTTCGCATCTCCAGCCTCAAGACGGGGGCTGAGGCCGCGTTCGAGTACGGCGGCGAGTCCGGCGACTACGTGCCAAACTCGACGCAAGCGCGCAACTTCATCACGATCGAAAGCGTCAACCGCGCCAACTACGACGGGCATCTCGCGTATCGCGACGTCGGGCCGTACTACAGCCCGGTCGACGGATTCACGCTGATCAACGACATCCGCGGACCCGCAGTGACGATCAACGGGCAAGGCTCAGGCAGCCCCAATTCGGCGATCAAGCGCTACGACGGCGGCGTGAGCGCGGAGCGCTACGTCGATCGCAGCGGCGCTGCGCGTTTCGCTCAGGACGGCGGCTATTTCGATCTCGTGTTCAAGAATCTGCTCGACTTGAACGGTGCGCTATTCGACTCGGAGCAGCGTCAATACGACATCGGCTTTCCGGTGTACTCAAACGGTCAGACGTTCTCGTCGCACACGCAGGACTTGGCGCTCAACTATCGGGATGGCACGCCGAAGTCGGTGGACGGCTATTACCTCTGGGGTCCGAGCGCGGGCTTCCTCCCAAGCCGCGCCGGCCTCTCCTCATTCTATTTCCAGGAGTGGGGCGCCAGCAGCAGCTATCAGTTGGGCACGCGTTACAGCGTTGCAGGCAACTTCGTGATGGACCGTTTGCGCTGCTTTGACGCATCGTGCAACGGGCATACGTATCTGCGTCGCGTGAACATCGGCGAGACGTTCGGTCCCAACTCGAATATCTCGCTCGGCGTGCGCGGCATCTCCGGCACGCTGCTCTCCCCGTCGGCGACCAACTTCGTGGCCGCGTTCCATCGGAAGTTCGCGACCGGCAGCGAGCTGTTCGTGGATTACGGCGCGCCTTCGACGACGTATCAGCTCAATCGGCTTGTGGTCAAGTACGTCTTACATTTGGGCGGCGGTACGGGAACGTAA
- a CDS encoding ornithine cyclodeaminase family protein: MLVLDEAQVTRLLDMDDAIAAVDGALRAQSAGETNFPLRQALKAPGGILGAMPGVITGAQPALGAKLVTFFLGNAARGMHTHNAVIALFDPSTGEPLALMDGRYITEIRTAATSAVATRTLAASSAGVLAVLGTGVQARSHIDALSRVMRIEELRVWGRTKAKADALASWVAAARKIPARAAASADEACRGATVVCTTTAASEVLFAADAISMGAHVNAVGASTPAMRELPGALMSRARIFVDSIEGAMHEAADIIQAIAEGALPEEPRLTLLADAVAGKSPGRTSREEITVFKSLGIAIEDIACAALVYDRALNVVP, encoded by the coding sequence ATGCTCGTCCTCGACGAAGCGCAGGTCACGCGCCTGCTCGACATGGACGACGCGATCGCGGCCGTGGACGGCGCGTTGCGCGCGCAATCCGCGGGCGAAACGAACTTTCCGCTGCGCCAGGCTTTAAAGGCGCCGGGCGGAATCCTCGGCGCGATGCCCGGCGTCATCACGGGGGCGCAGCCGGCGCTCGGCGCCAAACTCGTCACGTTCTTCCTCGGCAATGCAGCGCGGGGGATGCACACCCACAACGCGGTGATCGCGCTCTTCGACCCGAGCACGGGCGAACCGCTGGCGCTGATGGACGGCCGCTACATCACCGAAATCCGCACTGCAGCCACCTCGGCTGTCGCCACGCGAACGCTGGCAGCTTCAAGCGCAGGCGTGCTCGCTGTTCTTGGCACCGGCGTGCAAGCGCGTTCTCACATCGATGCGTTGTCGCGGGTGATGCGCATTGAAGAGCTGCGCGTATGGGGAAGGACCAAGGCAAAGGCAGACGCGCTCGCGAGCTGGGTGGCAGCCGCGCGGAAAATACCGGCGCGCGCCGCGGCTTCGGCGGATGAGGCATGTCGCGGCGCCACCGTGGTATGCACGACGACTGCCGCATCCGAAGTGCTCTTCGCCGCAGACGCGATAAGCATGGGGGCGCATGTCAACGCCGTGGGCGCCTCAACGCCGGCCATGCGCGAGCTGCCGGGCGCGCTGATGTCACGCGCGCGCATCTTCGTGGACTCGATCGAGGGGGCGATGCACGAGGCCGCCGACATCATCCAGGCGATCGCCGAGGGTGCATTGCCCGAGGAGCCGCGCCTCACGCTGCTCGCCGACGCGGTCGCGGGCAAGTCCCCGGGTCGCACTTCCCGCGAGGAGATCACGGTCTTCAAGTCGCTCGGCATCGCCATCGAAGACATCGCCTGCGCCGCCCTCGTCTACGACCGAGCCCTAAATGTAGTGCCCTAA
- the phaC gene encoding class III poly(R)-hydroxyalkanoic acid synthase subunit PhaC, protein MPPLPIDITPDSALHELIEFNRKIVRGMEVLGGIKDADTIVGASPKQEIYREDGVTLYRYTPIASQLHPVPLLVSYALVNRPYMVDLQQDRSLVHGLLTRGIDVYLIDWGYPGRADRWLTIDDYVNGYIHNCVDAVLKRHKLEQINVLGICQGGTFSLCYAALHPERIKNFITMVTPVDFNVPAGLLNTWAGCNGDADALDADLMVQALGNIPGDFMNFGFLLLRPFALGLGKYTDLVDILDDREKLVNFLRMERWIFDSPDQAGEAWRQFIKDFYQHNKLIKGEVELGGARVDLHRISMPVLNIYGEEDTLVPPASTTALKDYVGSSDYTAKSFPVGHIGMYVSGKVQRDLPPLIADWLKAR, encoded by the coding sequence GTGCCGCCGCTGCCCATCGACATCACGCCCGACAGCGCTCTTCACGAACTCATCGAGTTCAACCGCAAGATCGTGCGCGGCATGGAGGTGCTCGGCGGGATCAAGGACGCTGACACCATCGTCGGCGCATCGCCGAAGCAGGAGATCTATCGCGAGGACGGCGTCACGCTCTACCGTTACACGCCGATCGCGAGCCAGCTGCATCCGGTGCCGCTGCTCGTTTCGTACGCGCTGGTCAACCGGCCGTACATGGTCGATCTCCAGCAGGATCGCTCGCTTGTGCACGGCTTGCTGACGCGCGGCATCGACGTGTATCTCATCGATTGGGGCTACCCCGGGCGCGCGGACCGCTGGCTGACGATTGACGACTACGTCAACGGCTACATCCACAACTGCGTCGACGCCGTGCTCAAGCGGCACAAGCTCGAGCAGATCAACGTGCTCGGCATCTGCCAGGGCGGCACGTTCAGCCTGTGCTATGCGGCGCTGCATCCGGAGCGCATCAAGAACTTCATCACGATGGTCACGCCGGTCGACTTCAACGTCCCCGCAGGACTGCTCAACACATGGGCGGGCTGCAACGGCGATGCGGACGCGCTCGACGCCGACCTGATGGTCCAGGCGTTGGGGAACATCCCCGGCGACTTCATGAATTTCGGCTTCTTGCTGCTGCGCCCGTTCGCGCTAGGACTCGGCAAGTACACCGACCTGGTCGACATCCTCGATGACCGTGAAAAGCTCGTCAATTTCTTGCGCATGGAACGCTGGATCTTCGACAGTCCGGATCAGGCCGGCGAGGCATGGCGTCAATTCATCAAGGATTTCTACCAGCACAACAAGCTGATCAAGGGCGAAGTGGAACTCGGCGGCGCGCGCGTGGACCTGCATCGCATAAGCATGCCGGTGCTCAACATCTACGGCGAAGAGGATACGCTTGTGCCTCCCGCATCGACCACCGCGCTGAAGGACTACGTCGGCTCGAGCGACTACACGGCCAAGTCGTTTCCCGTCGGGCACATCGGCATGTACGTGAGCGGAAAAGTGCAGCGCGACTTGCCTCCGCTCATCGCGGATTGGCTCAAAGCGCGCTAG
- a CDS encoding poly(R)-hydroxyalkanoic acid synthase subunit PhaE — translation MSWIEDSQALADAWVQAQKEILQSWVDMPTATRAASPSTNGAFEQWRDLAAKSVEQLTAGSAPFVQEVAKRALAGQEAMTRLAALFADTWKDVAPRVEAGEDWSAALARHAEQARKQFMQSPEQFAHAGTDAAELWRLYLEQFGHFSKPWMDSFTQSQRSLKDVAKGDSSAAASEMSGLFWSAYERTLGKLIDMPSLGLSRESHDKQVRAFDAWMALRRATLDYQSLMADAWVRAYERFVRTLVAKGEKHESVTSLRELFTLWIDEFDDEFMQFFRSEPYIAAQSRLVKASMTQRIREREVLEAYMKMRGLPTPTDIDEANRRIYELGKMVKALQKKLEEREGS, via the coding sequence GTGAGCTGGATCGAAGACTCGCAGGCCCTCGCCGACGCGTGGGTGCAAGCGCAAAAGGAGATACTGCAGAGCTGGGTTGACATGCCGACGGCCACTCGCGCGGCATCGCCTTCGACCAACGGCGCGTTCGAGCAATGGCGCGATCTCGCCGCCAAAAGCGTCGAGCAGTTGACCGCCGGCAGCGCTCCGTTCGTGCAAGAAGTCGCCAAGCGCGCGCTAGCAGGACAGGAAGCGATGACCCGGCTGGCCGCGCTCTTCGCCGACACCTGGAAAGATGTCGCGCCGCGCGTCGAAGCGGGCGAGGATTGGAGCGCGGCGCTCGCGCGTCACGCAGAGCAAGCGCGCAAGCAGTTCATGCAGTCTCCCGAGCAGTTCGCGCACGCCGGCACCGACGCCGCCGAGCTGTGGCGACTGTACCTCGAACAATTCGGACATTTCAGCAAACCGTGGATGGATTCGTTCACCCAATCACAACGCTCGCTCAAGGACGTCGCGAAGGGGGACAGCTCAGCCGCTGCATCGGAGATGAGCGGCCTTTTTTGGAGCGCGTACGAGCGCACGTTGGGCAAGCTCATCGACATGCCGTCGCTCGGGCTGTCGCGCGAATCCCACGACAAACAAGTGCGCGCGTTCGACGCGTGGATGGCGCTGCGGCGCGCTACGCTCGACTATCAAAGCCTCATGGCGGACGCCTGGGTGCGCGCGTACGAACGCTTCGTGCGAACGCTCGTCGCCAAAGGGGAAAAACACGAGAGCGTCACGAGTCTGCGCGAGCTCTTCACGCTGTGGATCGACGAATTCGACGATGAGTTCATGCAGTTCTTCCGTTCGGAGCCGTACATCGCCGCACAGAGCAGGCTGGTCAAGGCGTCGATGACGCAGCGCATCCGCGAGCGCGAGGTGCTCGAAGCGTATATGAAGATGCGCGGCTTGCCGACGCCCACCGATATCGACGAAGCCAACCGCCGCATCTACGAGCTCGGCAAGATGGTCAAAGCGCTGCAGAAGAAACTCGAAGAACGCGAGGGCAGCTAG
- a CDS encoding SDR family oxidoreductase, with protein sequence MITLGLEGKVIFVTGGSRGIGAALVGLLEDMGCKVAYTYQTAPGQRGALAIKADIASADEMQKAVDRVENELGPIWGAVSNAGITRDNSFLNITPEDWTKVIHTNLTGAYNLTHPLVGKLYERKGGSIVFISSIVGERGNMGQANYAASKAGLVGFAKTLAREGARNNVRVNVITPGFIDTDMLKPVPDKVKEKILMEIPFRRFGKPDEIGWGCAILLSPVASSYITGAVLRINGGHHM encoded by the coding sequence ATGATCACGCTGGGCCTTGAAGGCAAAGTGATCTTTGTGACGGGCGGCAGCCGCGGCATCGGTGCTGCGCTTGTGGGCCTGCTCGAAGACATGGGCTGCAAGGTCGCGTACACCTACCAGACGGCGCCGGGGCAGCGCGGCGCGCTGGCCATAAAAGCCGACATCGCCAGCGCGGACGAGATGCAAAAAGCCGTGGATCGCGTCGAGAACGAACTCGGCCCGATCTGGGGCGCGGTGTCCAACGCGGGCATCACGCGCGACAACTCGTTCTTGAACATCACACCCGAGGATTGGACGAAAGTCATCCACACCAATCTCACCGGCGCGTACAACCTGACCCACCCGCTCGTTGGCAAGCTCTACGAACGCAAAGGCGGCTCGATCGTGTTCATCAGCTCGATCGTCGGCGAGCGCGGCAACATGGGGCAAGCGAATTACGCAGCGTCGAAAGCCGGACTGGTCGGCTTCGCCAAAACGCTTGCGCGCGAGGGAGCCCGGAACAACGTGCGGGTGAACGTCATCACGCCGGGATTCATCGACACCGATATGCTCAAGCCCGTGCCGGACAAAGTGAAGGAGAAGATCTTGATGGAGATCCCGTTCCGGCGTTTCGGCAAGCCGGACGAGATCGGCTGGGGATGCGCGATACTGCTCTCGCCCGTGGCATCGAGCTACATAACGGGAGCGGTCTTGCGCATCAACGGCGGCCACCACATGTAA
- a CDS encoding MaoC family dehydratase, whose product MTLAPGVTASVTKTFTEADLKTFAGVSGDDNPMHLSAEFAKGTRFGKQIVHGILTASLISAVLGTKLPGPGAIYLSQSLMFLKPVFIGDTITASATVTSIHESKPIITLHTRCVNQHGEAVLDGEAVMLLDEANALRKQIA is encoded by the coding sequence TTGACGCTTGCTCCCGGAGTCACCGCGTCGGTGACCAAGACCTTCACCGAAGCAGACCTGAAGACGTTCGCCGGCGTGTCGGGTGACGACAATCCGATGCACCTCAGCGCCGAGTTCGCCAAAGGGACTCGCTTCGGCAAACAGATCGTCCACGGCATCCTCACCGCCAGCCTCATCTCGGCGGTGCTGGGAACCAAGCTGCCGGGACCCGGAGCCATTTATCTTTCGCAGTCGCTGATGTTCCTGAAGCCCGTGTTCATCGGCGACACGATCACCGCATCGGCCACGGTGACCTCGATCCACGAAAGCAAGCCGATCATCACCCTGCACACCCGCTGCGTCAATCAGCATGGGGAGGCGGTCCTGGACGGGGAAGCGGTCATGCTGCTCGATGAGGCGAATGCGTTGCGCAAGCAGATCGCATAA